The genomic segment CCGGTCGGCCGTCATCACCGGCGCGAACCAGGGGTTGGGTCGGACCATCGCCGAACACTTCGTGCGCGCCGGGGCCAGTGTGCTGATCACGGCGCGGGGCGAGGAGCTCCTGAGCCGAACGGCCGCGGACCTCGCGCCGCTCGCCACGGTCCCGGGTCAGCAGGTGCTCACGCGGGTCGCGGACGTGTCGAACGAGGCGCACTGTGCCGCGACCGCGGCCCAGGCGTTCGCGAACCTCGCCAACCCGTGCGTGCTGGTGAACAACGCCGGCGTGTACGGGCCGTTCGGCCCCATTGAGGACAACGACTGGGCCGAGTGGGTGAAAGCGCTCGAGATCAACCTGTTCGGCACCGTCCTCATGTGCCGGGCGTTCCTGCCGCACATGCGGGCCGCGAAGTACGGGAAGGTCATCAACCTCTCCGGCGGCGGGGCGACCGCCCCGCTCCCGCGCATCAGCTCCTACGCCGCGTCGAAGGCCGCCGTGGTGCGGTTCACCGAGACGCTCGCGGAGGAGACCCGCGGGGCCGGCATCGACGTGAACGCGGTCGCCCCCGGCGCCCTGAACACGCGGCTCATGGACGACCTCATCGCGGCCGGGCCGGACAAGGTCGGGGCCGCGTTCTTCGAGCGGATGACGCGGACCCGCGATTCCGGCGGCACGCCGCTGGACAAGGGGGCGGCCCTCAGCGTGTTCCTCGCCTCGGCCGCGTCCGACGGGATCAGCGGGCGGCTCCTGAGCGCGGTGTGGGACGACTGGGCGAACCTGCCGGCGCAGCGCGACGAACTGGCGGCGAGCGACATCTACACGCTCCGCCGCATCACGCCGGACGACCGCGGAGGGTGGAAGAAGTGCGCGTAGCCATCGTCGGGTGCGGGCTGATCGGCGGGAAGCGGGCGAAGTCCGTCGCCGCGCTGGGGCACCAGGTGGTCGCCACCGCGGACGCGGTGCCCGAGCGGGCGGCGGCGCTCGCGAAGGGCCACCCCGGCTGCGCCGCGAGCGGCGACTGGCGCGCGGTCGTGGCGCGACCGGACGTCGACGCCGTCGTGGTGGCGACGATCAACGACGCGCTCGCGGCGGTCACGCTCGGGGCCGCCAAAGCGGGCAAACACGTCCTCGTGGAGAAGCCGGCGGCGCGGTCGGCGGCCGAGCTCCGTCCGGTCGCGGCGGCGGCACGGGCCGCGGGCGCCACGGTCCGGGTCGGGTTCAACCACCGCTTCCACCCGGCGCTGCGCAAGGCGCGCGAGCTGGTCGACGCCGGTGCGGTCGGCCCGCTGATGTTCGCCCGCGGGCGGTACGGCCACGGCGGGCGCGTGGGCTACGACCGCGAGTGGCGGGCGGACCCGGCGCTCGCCGGCGGCGGGGAACTGCTCGACCAGGGCGTCCACCTGATCGACCTGACGCGGTGGTTCCTCGGCGACGTGGCCGACGTGAGCGGCTACGCGGGCACGTTCTTCTGGGACATGCCCGTCGAGGACAACGGCTTCGTGTGTCTGAAACACACCGGCGGGCAGGTGGGCTGGCTGCACGCCAGCTGTTCCGAGTGGAAGAACCTGTTCTGCCTCGAGATCTACGGCCGGACCGGGAAGCTCCAGATCGACGGGCTGGGCGGCAGCTACGGGGTCGAGCGGCTGGCGTACTACCGCATGTTGCCGCAGATGGGGCCGCCGGAAACGACCATCTGGGAGTACCCGGGTGAGGACGGCTCGTGGGCGGCGGAGTTCCGCGATTTCGCGGCCGCTGCCGCCGGGACGCGGGGCACGGGCGCGACACTGGACGACGCCGTAGCGGCACTGGACGTCGTGGCCGCCGTATACGCACAATCACCGGGAGCGGAGCGACGGGCCGCGTGAGGGGCCGGTGTGCGGGGCCGCACAGATGGAATTATCGGCAGCCCTTCAAGCGCGGGGCGCCGATAGCCGAATCTAGAGTACCGCGTAAGGCGCGCAGCCCGTCCCGCCACCCACACCGCACGGAAGCGGAGTGACCATGATCATTACCCGAAGCCCGCTCCGGATCTCGCTCGGCGGCGGCGGCACCGACCTGCCGTCGTACTACCGTGAACACACCGGCTTTTTGTTGGCCGCGGCCATCGACCGGCACGTCCACATCGTCATCAACCGGTCGATCCTGCCCGAGATGATTCTGAAGTACGCGCAGACCGAGCGCGTCACGGACGTGGAGCAGATCCAGCACCCGCTGGTCCGCGAGGCGATGAAGCTCGTCGGCACCCCGGCCGAGGGGCTGGAGGTCGCGGCGATGGCCGACATCCCGGCCGGTACCGGGCTCGGGTCGTCCGGCAGCTTCTGTACGGCCCTTCTGCGCGGGCTGCACGCGCTGCACAACGGCAACCCGAGCGCGGCCGAGATCGCCGAACAGGCGTGCCACATCGAAATCGACCGGCTGAAGGAGCCCGTCGGCAAGCAGGACCAGTTCATCGCGGCCGTCGGCGGGGTGACCTGCTTCCGGTTCAACCCGGACGGGCACGTGGAGTACTGGCCGCTCCGGGCCTCGTCGGACACGCTCCGGCGGCTCGAGCACAACCTGGTGCTGTACTTCACCGGGTACACCCGCAGCGCCTCCGAGGTGCTGCGCGAGCAGGACACGAAGACCAAGGCCGCCGACTCGTCGATGATCGACAACCTGCACTTCATTAAGGACCTCGGGTACAAGAGCAAGGACGCGCTCGAGGGCGGCGACCTGCGCGGGTTCGCGGAGCTGATGAACGTCCACTGGCGGTCGAAGAAGAAGCGGAGCGGGAACATGTCCAACTCCCGCATCGACGAGTGGTACGAGCTGGGGATCAAGAGCGGCGGCCTGGGCGGCAAGCTGATCGGCGCCGGCGGCGGCGGGTTCCTCATGTTCTACACCGAGGACGCCGAGCAGCTGACCGCCGCCATGTCCCGGGCAGGGTTGCAGCACGTGCCGTTCCGGTTCGACTTCGAGGGCACGCGGGTCGTCAGCGGCGGCACGCCGTCGCCGGCCCTGCGCCCGGCCATCCGCCGCGCGGCGTAAGGCCGGCCCGTGGCACGGGCGTTCCGGCCCGTGCCACGACTTCCGCACGGGCCCGGAACGCCCGTGCCACGAACGAACGACAACGCAAGGGTCTCACCGTGCAGGACCTCGCTTCGACCCCCGTACTGATCCTCGCCGGCGGCAAGGCCACCCGGCTGGGCGAGGTCACAAAAACGATTCCCAAGGCGCTCGTGCCACTGGCCGGCAAGCCGTTCATCGACCACCAGCTCGCGGGGCTGTTCGCGCAGGGCGTGCGCGAGGTCGTGATGTGCGTCGGCCACTTCGCCGACCAGATCCGCGGGCACGTGGGCGGCGGCGAGCGGTTCGGGCTCCGGGTCCGGTACTCCGACGACGGGGCCACGCTCCGCGGCACCGGCGGGGCCGTGCGGCGGGCGCTGCCGCTGGTCGGGGACGGGTGCTTCGTCCTGTACGGCGACTCGATCCTCGACCTGAGTTACCGCGCCGCGTTTGCCGCACTGTCGCCGACGGCGCTGGGGCTGATGACCGTGTTCCGCAACGAGAACAGTTTCGACAAGAGCAACGTGGTGTTCCGCAACGGGCGGCTCGTGCGGTACAGCAAGCAGGCCGCGTCCGCGGACATGACGCACATCGACTACGGCCTGTCGCTCTTGCGGCGGGCCGCCATCGAGCGTATCCCGGCGGAGCACCCGTCGGACCTGGCCGACCTGTACAGCGCCCTCGTGGCGAGCGGCGAGATGACCGGCTACGAGGTGACCCGGCGGTTTTACGAAATCGGCTCGCCGAGCGGCCTGCGGGAGGCGGAAGAGTTCCTCCGCCGCGCGGCGTGAGGGGCCGAAGAACCCACCACCGGCCCCTCCCTTAGATGGGGAGGGGGGCCGACAGCCGCTCGATGGGTCCGTGCGAAAGGCGAGGGCTCAGACGTCCCGACCCTCCTTTCTCCCCTCCTGCCGGGAGGTGGCGGGGAATTGGTCTCTTACACAGCGAACGGAGTCGCCATGTCCTTCACGCAGCAGTTCCTGGCCGAAGCGGGCGAGATCATCGCCAAACTCGACGTGGCCGCGATCGATAAGGCGGTGGACGCGCTCGCCAAGGTGCGGGCGCGGGGCGGGCGCCTGTTCGTCCTGGGCGTCGGCGGCAGCGCGGCCAACGCGGCGCACGCCGTCAACGACTTCCGCAAGATCGCCGGCATCGAAACGTACGCGCCCACCGACAACGTGTCCGAACTCACCGCCCGCACGAACGACGAGGGGTGGGAGACGGTGTTCGTCGAGTGGCTGCGCGGGAGCCGGCTGGACGCCGACGACGGGGTCCTGGTGTTCTCGGTCGGCGGCGGCGACCTCGAGCGGAACGTCAGCCCGAACCTCGTGCGGGCCGTTCAGCACGCCAAGAAGGTGGGCGCCACGGTGTGCGGCATCGTCGGCCGCGACGGCGGGTACACCGCGAAGGTGGCGGACGCGTGCGTCATCGTGCCGACGGTGAACGCCGCACACGTGACCCCCCACGCCGAAGCGTTCCAGGCGGTCGTGTGGCACCTCTTCGTCACGCACCCCGCGCTCAAGGCCGCCGCGACCAAGTGGGAATCGACGGCCGCCGCCGACGCGACGAAGAAGGTGGCTTGAAGCAGCACGGGCTGGAAAGCCCGTGCCACAAGAATCTGTTGCGGATCCGGGTTTTTGTGGCACGGGCTTTCCCGCCCGTGCTGTTGTGAGGTTCACAATGCCGCAGCGCGTCGTATTCCTGGACCGCGACGGGGTCCTCAACCGCGCGTTCCCCGAGGGCGGCACCACGCGCCCGCCGATGACCCTGGACGAACTCGAGCTGCTGCCGGGCGTCCCGGCCGCACTCGCCCGGCTCCGGGCGGCCGGGTTCGTGCTCGTGGTCGTGACCAACCAGCCGGACGTGGCCCGCGGTAAGCAGACCCGCGCCGCGGTCGAAGCGATCAACGCGAGGTTGAGTGCGGAGCTGCCGCTGCTCGACGTGTTCGCGTGCTACCACGACGGCGCCGACAAGTGCTCGTGCCGCAAGCCCAAGGCCGGAATGTTGTTGGCGGCGGCGGCGAAGTGGGACCTGGACCTGGACGCCGCGTTCCTGATCGGGGACCGGTGGAGCGACATCGTCGCGGCGCACGCGGCCGGGTGCCGCGCGGTGCTGATCGACACCCCGTTCGGGAACCCGGAGCGGTGCAACCCGGACTACCGGGCGGCCGACGTCACCGGGGCGGTGGACTGGATACTGGCGACCGCGGGGGTCGCCGTCCGATCGGCGGCGTGAGTACCGGCAGGAGGGTGCGGGGGGAGCCGCGGGCGCCCCTCTCCCTCCCTAACCGAATCACCAACAGGGGGACTGGGATGAAACTGTTCGTTGACACGGCGGACGTGAAGGAACTGGAAACGTGCCTGGAGCGGGGCTTCCCGTCGGGCGTGACCACTAACCCGCTCCTCGTCGCGCGGTCCGGTTGCACCGACTTCGGCGTCCACATCCGGTCGATGATCGACGCACTCATCAAGCACGACGCGAAGATCCCGCTGTCGGTCGAGGTGAACACCGCCGACCCGGCCAAGATGGCGGACGAGGCCGAACACTTCGTCAAGGAGTTCGGCGACTACCCGTACCTGAACATCAAGATCCCGGTCGGCTGGAACGAGCTGAAGGTGATCGCCCAGTTGGCCCGCCGCAACGTGCCGGTCAACTGCACCTGCTGCATGTCGTACAACCAGGCGGTGATGGCCGCCCGCGCCGGGGCGAAGTACGTCAGCCTGTTCTGGGGCCGCATCCGCGACATCGGGTACGACGCCGGCAGCGTGGTGCGCCAGGTCCGCGAGACGCTCGACCGGTCCGAACTGGACAGCGAGATCATTGTCGGCAGCATCCGCCACCTGGCCGACGTGAACGAGGCCATTCAGGCCGGCGCCCACATCCTCACCGTGCCGCCCAAGTTCTTCCCGCAGATGTGCGCCCACCCGAAGACGGACGAGGCCGTCGCCCAGTTCATGACCGAGTTCCGCGCCTGGGAACAGGCGGTGCAGGCCAACCAGGTGAAGCGGGCCGCCTGATAACCGAATCGCGTTGCTACGTCTTCTGTAGCCGGCCTTTGTGAAGCCGGTGCTCCGGGACTCGTGTCGCACCGGCCTCACAGAGGCCGGCTACAGAAGACGTATCAGCACCCACGGACCGAACGCGTGCGTCTGACGCGTCACGGCACGCAGAAAGCCGAAGTGGATAAACGGAAAGGCAGGAGCGCCGTGGGCGGCCCCGGCTGCGACCGGCTGTCCCGTTTTTTTCGTTTCCGGACCGGCCGAAGGTCGGGTTGCACGGATCGCTCGGATTGTGTAAACCGCGATGAGGATTCGGCCGATTGACGAGGTACGCTCGGAGGTTGCCGTGGGGGGCTGCGGCGCCATCGCGAGAAATCTCAGGGAAGGGAACCGATGGACCTTCGGAACAAG from the Frigoriglobus tundricola genome contains:
- a CDS encoding SDR family NAD(P)-dependent oxidoreductase gives rise to the protein MESRDKPLAGRSAVITGANQGLGRTIAEHFVRAGASVLITARGEELLSRTAADLAPLATVPGQQVLTRVADVSNEAHCAATAAQAFANLANPCVLVNNAGVYGPFGPIEDNDWAEWVKALEINLFGTVLMCRAFLPHMRAAKYGKVINLSGGGATAPLPRISSYAASKAAVVRFTETLAEETRGAGIDVNAVAPGALNTRLMDDLIAAGPDKVGAAFFERMTRTRDSGGTPLDKGAALSVFLASAASDGISGRLLSAVWDDWANLPAQRDELAASDIYTLRRITPDDRGGWKKCA
- a CDS encoding Gfo/Idh/MocA family protein, with the translated sequence MRVAIVGCGLIGGKRAKSVAALGHQVVATADAVPERAAALAKGHPGCAASGDWRAVVARPDVDAVVVATINDALAAVTLGAAKAGKHVLVEKPAARSAAELRPVAAAARAAGATVRVGFNHRFHPALRKARELVDAGAVGPLMFARGRYGHGGRVGYDREWRADPALAGGGELLDQGVHLIDLTRWFLGDVADVSGYAGTFFWDMPVEDNGFVCLKHTGGQVGWLHASCSEWKNLFCLEIYGRTGKLQIDGLGGSYGVERLAYYRMLPQMGPPETTIWEYPGEDGSWAAEFRDFAAAAAGTRGTGATLDDAVAALDVVAAVYAQSPGAERRAA
- a CDS encoding GHMP family kinase ATP-binding protein, encoding MIITRSPLRISLGGGGTDLPSYYREHTGFLLAAAIDRHVHIVINRSILPEMILKYAQTERVTDVEQIQHPLVREAMKLVGTPAEGLEVAAMADIPAGTGLGSSGSFCTALLRGLHALHNGNPSAAEIAEQACHIEIDRLKEPVGKQDQFIAAVGGVTCFRFNPDGHVEYWPLRASSDTLRRLEHNLVLYFTGYTRSASEVLREQDTKTKAADSSMIDNLHFIKDLGYKSKDALEGGDLRGFAELMNVHWRSKKKRSGNMSNSRIDEWYELGIKSGGLGGKLIGAGGGGFLMFYTEDAEQLTAAMSRAGLQHVPFRFDFEGTRVVSGGTPSPALRPAIRRAA
- a CDS encoding nucleotidyltransferase family protein, giving the protein MQDLASTPVLILAGGKATRLGEVTKTIPKALVPLAGKPFIDHQLAGLFAQGVREVVMCVGHFADQIRGHVGGGERFGLRVRYSDDGATLRGTGGAVRRALPLVGDGCFVLYGDSILDLSYRAAFAALSPTALGLMTVFRNENSFDKSNVVFRNGRLVRYSKQAASADMTHIDYGLSLLRRAAIERIPAEHPSDLADLYSALVASGEMTGYEVTRRFYEIGSPSGLREAEEFLRRAA
- a CDS encoding SIS domain-containing protein, with product MSFTQQFLAEAGEIIAKLDVAAIDKAVDALAKVRARGGRLFVLGVGGSAANAAHAVNDFRKIAGIETYAPTDNVSELTARTNDEGWETVFVEWLRGSRLDADDGVLVFSVGGGDLERNVSPNLVRAVQHAKKVGATVCGIVGRDGGYTAKVADACVIVPTVNAAHVTPHAEAFQAVVWHLFVTHPALKAAATKWESTAAADATKKVA
- a CDS encoding D-glycero-alpha-D-manno-heptose-1,7-bisphosphate 7-phosphatase, whose product is MPQRVVFLDRDGVLNRAFPEGGTTRPPMTLDELELLPGVPAALARLRAAGFVLVVVTNQPDVARGKQTRAAVEAINARLSAELPLLDVFACYHDGADKCSCRKPKAGMLLAAAAKWDLDLDAAFLIGDRWSDIVAAHAAGCRAVLIDTPFGNPERCNPDYRAADVTGAVDWILATAGVAVRSAA
- a CDS encoding transaldolase family protein, which encodes MKLFVDTADVKELETCLERGFPSGVTTNPLLVARSGCTDFGVHIRSMIDALIKHDAKIPLSVEVNTADPAKMADEAEHFVKEFGDYPYLNIKIPVGWNELKVIAQLARRNVPVNCTCCMSYNQAVMAARAGAKYVSLFWGRIRDIGYDAGSVVRQVRETLDRSELDSEIIVGSIRHLADVNEAIQAGAHILTVPPKFFPQMCAHPKTDEAVAQFMTEFRAWEQAVQANQVKRAA